A part of Periophthalmus magnuspinnatus isolate fPerMag1 chromosome 19, fPerMag1.2.pri, whole genome shotgun sequence genomic DNA contains:
- the ep300a gene encoding histone acetyltransferase p300 isoform X1: MAENVLDSGPPSAKRPKLSSPALSASASDGNDFGSLFDLEHDLPDELINSNEPSLVNGGDVNQLHTTLGGGTAGMGGPGAGGMGLALGSAGVQGTGQDAVAKHKQLSELLRSGAPPPPQQGHSMSSPGGPATMSQHLANMKASPGPGAPQMMGQGQQHLSPQQHLSPQQQASLMQQQNAGMMGGMNRAMMGAQQKANNGQQPGMMTNQVNGSPRMGFVNQGMGGNSNLLAETLQGPAGQAGMRGQQPGALNKMGMMGTSGGPFGGPYAGQGSQGMCGTGLGPQIQNKGPMANSLAQFGMDKKNSPMQGMAAMGSPQTQAGLGGTPGAPVGGPTGMVPGAQGGLVGPGAQVSAASAAAGAPPTADPEKRKLIQQQLVLLLHAHKCQRREQANGEVRQCNLPHCRTMKNVLNHMTHCQAGKSCQVAHCASSRQIISHWKNCTRHDCPVCLPLKNAGDKRNPQCESLLAGAAAGLGSSLGAVPGGQSSAPNLQPPSQIDPSSIERAYQALGLPYQGNQIQAQSSQTNMPSQGLSGQAGMRPLNPMGPNPMGVNGGVGTAAQNQQASLLQDTMMHLNVNNQGLLNDASGVGSMPTAAPPSATGMRKSWHEDITQDLRNHLVHKLVQAIFPTPDPAALKDRRMENLVAYARKVEGDMYESANTRAEYYHLLAEKIYKIQKELEEKRRTRLQKQGLGLGPGGMGQPPTGLPPNGPLPDPSMVRAAGPNQLNRMPGPGMNQFNQMGIPTMGQRSTPPLPMGVPGNQMGMVGPRMGQPSVNQYMSQGQFPSSGPGVGAVQPGMSQPGAPGGMGQTQMGTPPSLPVASPLAQPGSVSGPSGASTVGPLGPQSVGSGGPNSVVGPPASSITPNANQQPNAIPNLGAMRGSSPSPAHSRSPTPHQTPPRIPGSQTPQPHTPGAAQLPPPAAPQPNQLGQGPGSNKPLQQHMGAAGSTTPSHPGLTTNSTAHASQLPRTPLSQKGSFPPDSQAHTPASVSSLDTSSQQPQSDTSTTNLDSKMEIKQQDEEEESDAGSCSKGGKLSNLKTEEKPVKCELKKEDCSDEGGKGTPMDTSSLSTTSGVKTEDRKPDIKKEVKDEEGSTETTPQAPAKKKIFKPEELRQALMPTLESLYRQDPESLPFRMPVDPQLLCIPDYFDIVKNPMDLSTIKRKLDTGQYQDPWQYVDDVWLMFNNAWLYNRKTSRVYKYCSKLAEVFEQEIDPVMQSLGYCCGRKLEFSPQTLCCYGKQLCTIPRDAAYFSYQNRYHFCEKCFNEIQGETVSLGDDPTQPQTSINKDQFEKKKNDTLDPELFVECMDCGRRMHQICVLHNDTIWPSGFVCDGCLKKTNKTRKENKYSAKRLPQTKLGCYLETRVNDYLKRQSHPEAGEVFIRVVHVSDKVVEVKPGMKSRFVDSGEMSESFPYRTKALFAFEDIDGADVCFFGMHVQEYGSDCPQPNQRRVYISYLDSVHFFRPRSLRTAVYHEILLGYLEYVKRLGYTTGHIWACPPSEGDDYIFHCHPADQKIPKPKRLQEWYKKMLDKAVAERIVHDYKDIFKQATEDRLTSAKELPYFEGDFWPNVLEESIKELEQEEEERKREENSTSNESIDDTKGDSKNAKKKNNKKTSKNKSSLSRANKKKPGMPNVSNDLSQKLYATMEKHKEVFFVIRLIAGPMANALPPISDPDPLMACDLMDGRDAFLTLARDKHLEFSSLRRSKWSTMCMLVELHNQSQDRFVYTCNECKHHVETRFHCTVCEDYDLCITCYNAKGHEHKMEKLGLGLDDESSNQAAATTQSPGDSRRLSIQRCIQSLVHACQCRNANCSLPSCQKMKRVVQHTKGCKRKTNGGCPICKQLIALCCYHAKHCQENKCPVPFCLNIKHKLRQQQLQHRLQQAQMLRRRMASMQRVGQPTPGGGPGGNGLPSPGPNNGATGPGTPTSVGTQPSTPQTPTQGNMGLTQQQTVGLGPMGAQQQQVSQPGGPHPQHHMHQFPMSGPGGGGMMNAPQQQMVPSLQQQSNVQQLQQHPGALPPYNARPSGASPMHQSLGKPGLGPATPPQQQPSQGQGPIPIPGQQGPPLAAVETALKIQRLAESQRQMAQIRGMGPGGMLPPHTHHQNPQAQMGMSHMGSQGMPPQGQGVARTMMDQQPGMMGGPQGQLPPQVQQQLQQVQQGAGQMPPNQQWGPTGAPMNAQQRPPMLSHMTTQQQQVPPQQQQMSQQQNRGMMQGAAAAALAGAGGNLPQAALQELLRTLRSPSSPLQQQQVLNILRSNPTLMAAFIRQRAARYQGGNGPAQGGAGRFPGPGVGGPGTNQLPNMDGQQQMGTQPGMNMGQGAPGGNMASMAQLQQQLQQQQQQQQQQQQQQQQQQQQQQQQQQQQQQQQRPMMPPNLQQQQIAALQQQQQGAMVGQQGQQGNMTNLNPQFRELLMRRQMQQQQQQQQQQQQQQQQQQQQQQQQQQQQQQQQQQQQMSQGQFQQQGQQQGFMPSQSQPGVPPSSQPQPGAQPQPGGPQGAGPGQGYQGASPQVAAALQQRLQQQMHLQQQQNAMAGMAGPDGGPGGGPGGPGGPQLQPGPGGPGQPQQQPHGQNQSMLHQNIHQRLLQQQHLTGGSPAQHSSPLSPQQQLAQSPHLQGQAGLGPAGSLSSQVRSPQPSPRPQSQPPHSSPSPRMQPQPSPHRISPQTQTGSPHPSHLSQHHSMAPPQPPQPQQQQQPPGASIDPAQFTPDQNSIMSQLSGMSGLHSGQGGQSDILGGNTSGSGNTNQDLGTNMNHGLNLM; the protein is encoded by the exons ATGGCCGAGAACGTTCTGGACTCTGGCCCGCCTTCAGCCAAGAGGCCTAAACTCTCTTCTCCGGCACTTTCCGCCTCCGCTAGCGATGGAAATG ATTTTGGCTCATTGTTTGACTTGGAGCACGACCTTCCTGACGAGCTCATCAACTCAAATGAACCAAGCCTGGTCAACGGTGGAGATGTCAACCAGTTGCACACCACTCTGGGAGGAGGTACAGCCGGCATGGGTGGTCCCGGGGCTGGAGGAATGGGCCTGGCTCTGGGCTCTGCAGGAGTCCAGGGTACGGGTCAGGATGCTGTGGCCAAACACAAACAACTGTCAGAGCTGTTACGGTCTGGGGCACCCCCTCCACCCCAGCAGGGCCATTCTATGAGCAGCCCTGGGGGTCCGGCCACCATGAGCCAACACCTCGCAAACATGAAGGCTTCTCCAGGCCCGGGTGCTCCGCAGATGATGGGCCAGGGGCAGCAGCACCTGTCTCCTCAGCAGCACTTGTCACCTCAGCAACAGGCGTCGCTAATGCAGCAACAGAACGCAGGAATGATGGGCGGCATGAACCGGGCCATGATGGGAGCCCAGCAGAAGGCCAACAATGGACAGCAGCCGGGCATGATGACCAACCAGGTGAATGGATCTCCTCGCATGGGATTTGTTAACCAGGGAATGGGTGGCAACAGCAACCTGTTAGCAGAGACACTACAGGGACCTGCAGGCCAAGCAGGCATGAGAGGCCAGCAACCAGGAGCCCTGAACAAG ATGGGGATGATGGGGACCTCTGGTGGACCCTTTGGTGGTCCTTATGCAGGTCAGGGGAGCCAAGGCATGTGTGGTACAGGGCTGGGCCCTCAGATACAGAACAAAGGTCCCATGGCN AACAGTCTGGCCCAGTTTGGCATGGATAAGAAGAACTCCCCGATGCAAGGAATGGCAGCTATG GGCTCTCCGCAGACGCAGGCGGGGCTGGGGGGTACCCCTGGTGCACCGGTAGGAGGACCCACTGGGATGGTGCCTGGTGCACAAGGTGGTCTGGTGGGGCCTGGGGCCCAGgtttctgctgcttctgctgctgctggagctcCGCCGACAGCTGACCCAGAGAAACGCAAACTTATACAGCAACAACTGGTGCTGCTGCTACATGCACATAAGTGTCAGCGCCGAGAACAGGCCAACGGAGAAGTCCGGCAATGCAACCTGCCCCACTGTCGCACTATGAAGAACGTCCTCAATCACATGACCCACTGCCAGGCCGGCAAATCTTGTCAAG TGGCTCACTGTGCGTCCTCAAGGCAGATCATCTCCCATTGGAAGAACTGCACCCGACACGACTGCCCTGTGTGTCTGCCACTCAAGAATGCTGGGGACAAGAGGAACCCGCAGTGTGAGT CTCTCCTGGCCGGGGCTGCCGCAGGTTTGGGTAGCTCTCTTGGAGCAGTTCCTGGGGGCCAGTCCAGTGCACCCAATCTCCAACCTCCGAGCCAAATTGACCCCAGCTCTATTGAGAGAGCCTACCAGGCCCTGGGACTGCCCTACCAAGGCAACCAGATCCAGGCTCAATCGTCCCAGACAAACATGCCTAGCCAGGGTCTGTCAGGCCAGGCTGGCATGAGGCCACTCAACCCCATGG GTCCAAATCCTATGGGAGTCAATGGTGGTGTGGGAACTGCTGCTCAGAACCAGCAAGCCAGTTTGCTCCAAGACACTATGATGCATCTAAACGTGAACAACCAAGG TCTTCTAAACGATGCAAGTGGGGTAGGATCTATGCCCACAGCAGCCCCTCCCTCTGCCACTGGCATGAGAAAAAGCTGGCATGAGGATATCACACAAGACCTAAGAAACCACCTGGTCCACAAACT TGTGCAAGCAATCTTTCCAACACCAGATCCTGCTGCTTTGAAGGACCGGCGAATGGAGAATCTTGTGGCTTATGCTCGGAAAGTAGAGGGAGACATGTATGAATCGGCTAACACTAGA GCTGAGTACTATCACCTGCTCGCTGAGAAGATCTACAAGATCCAGAAGGAactagaggagaagaggaggacccGGCTCCAAAAGCAGGGTCTGGGTCTTGGGCCAGGTGGCATGGGACAGCCTCCCACAGGACTACCTCCAA ATGGCCCACTTCCTGATCCATCTATGGTGCGAGCAGCCGGACCTAATCAGTTAAATAGGATGCCAGGACCAG GTATGAATCAGTTCAATCAAATGGGCATACCTACTATGGGCCAGAGGTCCACACCTCCTCTACCTATGGGTGTGCCAGGAAACCAG ATGGGAATGGTGGGGCCCAGAATGGGACAACCCAGTGTAAACCAGTACATGTCACAGGGGCAGTTCCCCAGCTCAGGTCCAGGTGTGGGTGCAGTCCAACCTGGGATGTCCCAGCCTGGTGCGCCGGGAGGCATGGGACAG ACACAGATGGgcactcctccttctcttccagTAGCCAGTCCTCTCGCACAGCCAGGCTCAGTCAGTGGACCCAGTGGTGCATCCACAGTTGGACCCTTGGGTCCCCAGAGTGTTGGCAGTGGAGGTCCAAACTCAGTTGTTGGACCTCCTGCTTCGTCAATAACTCCTAATGCGAACCAGCAACCAAATGCCATCCCGAATTTGGGAGCCATGCGAGGCAGCTCTCCCTCCCCTGCTCACAGTCGGTCCCCTACACCTCACCAAACACCTCCCAGGATACCTGGATCCCAAACCCCACAACCACACACCCCCGGGGCAGCCCAACTGCCACCCCCAGCTGCACCGCAGCCAAACCAGCTCGGCCAGGGCCCCGGCTCAAATAAGCCTCTTCAGCAGCACATGGGGGCAGCGGGCTCCACCACTCCGTCACATCCAGGACTAACCACCAATTCCACAGCACATGCTTCTCAGCTTCCACGCACTCCA CTGTCCCAGAAGGGCTCCTTTCCACCCGACAGCCAAGCTCATACTCCAGCCTCTGTCAGTAGTTTGGATACTAGCTCACAGCAGCCACAGTCAGACACCTCCACCACCAACCTGGACTCCAAAATGGAGATCAAGCAGCAGGACGAAGAAGAGGAGAGCGATGCTGGCAGCTGCTCCAAAGGTGGCAAGCTCAGCAACCTTAAGACGGAGGAGAAACCTGTGAAATGTGAGCTGAAGAAGGAGGACTGCTCTGACGAAGGAGGTAAAGGAACTCCAATGGACACATCCTCTTTGTCCACAACTTCTGGGGTGAAGACAGAGGACAGGAAGCCAGACATTAAGAAGGAGGTAAAGGATGAAGAGGGTTCTACAGAAACCACTCCACAGGCACCAGCAAAGAAAAAGA TCTTTAAGCCTGAGGAGCTGCGTCAGGCTCTGATGCCTACGCTGGAATCTCTGTATAGACAAGACCCAGAGTCTCTGCCTTTCCGGATGCCTGTCGACCCCCAACTACTATGTATACCA GATTATTTTGACATTGTGAAGAACCCTATGGACCTGTCGACAATAAAAAGGAAACTGGATACAG GTCAGTACCAGGATCCGTGGCAGTATGTAGATGATGTCTGGCTGATGTTCAACAACGCCTGGCTGTACAACCGTAAAACATCCAGAGTCTATAAGTACTGCTCTAAGCTCGCTGAGGTCTTTGAGCAGGAGATTGACCCAGTCATGCAGTCTCTGGGTTACTGCTGTGGGAGGAAG CTGGAGTTCTCTCCTCAGACCTTGTGCTGCTATGGGAAGCAGCTGTGCACTATTCCCAGAGATGCTGCTTACTTTAGCTACCAGAACAG GTACCACTTCTGTGAGAAGTGTTTCAACGAGATCCAGGGAGAGACTGTTTCCCTGGGAGACGATCCCACGCAACCTCAGAC ATCTATCAACAAGGATCAGTTTGAGAAAAAGAAGAATGACACACTGGATCCTGAACT GTTTGTTGAATGTATGGATTGTGGACGGAGGATGCACCAGATTTGTGTTTTGCATAACGACACAATATGGCCATCTGG TTTTGTATGTGACGGCTGCTTGAAAAAGACAAATAAGACgaggaaagaaaataaatattctgCCAAAA GGTTGCCCCAGACAAAGCTGGGCTGCTACTTGGAGACACGGGTAAATGACTATCTGAAAAGACAAAGCCATCCAGAGGCAGGAGAAGTCTTCATTCGTGTTGTTCATGTCTCTGATAAAGTGGTGGAGGTCAAACCAGGAATGAAGTCAAG ATTTGTGGATAGCGGGGAGATGTCCGAGTCATTCCCCTACAGAACAAAAGCCCTTTTTGCGTTTGAGGATATCGATGGGGCAGATGTCTGTTTCTTTGGAATGCATGTTCAAGAATATGGATCAGACTGCCCACAACCCAACCAGAg GAGGGTCTATATCTCTTACCTGGACAGTGTGCACTTTTTCCGACCTCGAAGCCTAAGAACTGCAGTTTACCATGAAATCCTCCTTGGATATTTGGAATATGTGAAAAGATTGGG CTATACAACTGGCCACATTTGGGCTTGCCCTCCAAGTGAAGGGGATGACTATATTTTCCACTGTCATCCTGCTGATCAAAAGATTCCCAAACCCAAGCGCCTTCAGGAATGGTATAAAAAGATGCTGGACAAGGCAGTAGCAGAGCGGATAGTGCATGACTACAAG GACATCTTCAAGCAAGCTACTGAGGATCGTCTGACCAGTGCTAAAGAATTGCCCTACTTTGAGGGGGATTTTTGGCCTAATGTGTTGGAGGAGAGCATTAAAGAGTTGgagcaagaggaagaggaaCGAAAAAGGGAGGAAAacagcacttcaaatgaaagcattgat GATACAAAGGgtgacagtaaaaatgcaaaGAAGAAGAACAATAAGAAGACAAGTAAGAACAAGAGCAGCCTGAGCCGAGCCAATAAGAAGAAACCTGGGATGCCCAATGTCTCCAATGATCTGTCACAGAAACTCTATGCCACTATGGAAAAACACAAAGAG GTGTTTTTTGTGATCCGGCTCATTGCCGGCCCAATGGCAAATGCCTTGCCCCCAATTTCAGACCCTGATCCACTGATGGCCTGTGACCTGATGGACGGCCGTGATGCTTTTCTCACTTTGGCACGGGACAAACACCTTGAGTTCAGCTCGCTCAGAAGGTCCAAATGGAGTACCATGTGCATGTTGGTAGAGCTGCATAACCAAAGTCAAGACCGCTTTGTATACACCTGTAATGAATGCAAGCATCATGTGGAGACCCGTTTCCACTGCACTGTCTGCGAG GATTACGACCTCTGCATCACATGTTACAATGCTAAGGGCCATGAGCACAAGATGGAGAAGCTAGGCCTTGGCTTGGATGATGAAAGCAGTAACCAGGCTGCTGCCACTACCCAGAGCCCTGGGGACTCTCGTCGCCTCAGTATCCAGCGCTGCATCCAGTCTCTGGTCCACGCTTGCCAGTGCCGAAACGCCAACTGCTCTCTGCCGTCCTGCCAGAAGATGAAGCGGGTGGTGCAGCACACAAAAGGCTGCAAGAGAAAAACCAATGGTGGCTGCCCCATTTGCAAACAGCTCATTGCTCTGTGCTGCTACCACGCCAAGCACTGTCAAGAGAATAAGTGTCCCGTCCCATTCTGCCTCAACATCAAGCACAAGCTGCGACAGCAGCAACTGCAGCACCGCTTACAGCAGGCTCAGATGCTGCGCCGCAGGATGGCCAGCATGCAGCGAGTGGGACAACCTACCCCTGGAGGTGGCCCTGGTGGAAATGGCCTGCCCTCCCCAGGACCAAACAATGGTGCAACAGGTCCTGGGACTCCAACATCAGTAGGGACTCAGCCTTCAACCCCACAGACACCAACACAGGGAAACATGGGTCTGACCCAACAGCAGACAGTGGGcctggggccaatgggagcacAGCAACAACAGGTCTCACAACCAGGTGGCCCTCACCCTCAGCACCACATGCACCAGTTTCCCATGTCCGGGCCTGGAGGTGGGGGCATGATGAACGCCCCTCAACAGCAGATGGTCCCTTCACTCCAGCAGCAGTCCAATGTCCAACAGCTCCAGCAGCACCCGGGTGCTCTGCCTCCTTACAACGCCAGGCCATCAGGCGCCTCTCCAATGCACCAGTCGTTGGGAAAACCTGGACTGGGTCCTGCCACCCCACCTCAGCAGCAACCTTCTCAAGGACAGGGTCCCATTCCCATCCCAGGCCAACAAGGACCTCCACTAGCAGCTGTAGAGACTGCTCTCAAAATCCAGCGCCTTGCTGAATCCCAGAGACAGATGGCCCAGATTAGGGGTATGGGTCCAGGAGGCATGTTACCACCCCACACTCACCACCAGAACCCTCAGGCTCAGATGGGTATGTCACACATGGGCTCCCAGGGCATGCCCCCCCAGGGGCAGGGGGTAGCCAGGACTATGATGGACCAGCAGCCTGGGATGATGGGAGGTCCACAAGGTCAGCTTCCTCCCCAAGTCCAGCAACAGCTTCAACAGGTGCAGCAGGGAGCAGGACAGATGCCTCCCAACCAGCAGTGGGGCCCTACAGGAGCACCTATGAATGCACAGCAGCGGCCACCCATGTTGAGTCATATGACCacccagcagcagcaggttcccccacaacagcagcagatgaGCCAGCAGCAGAACCGTGGGATGATGCAGGGGGCAGCAGCGGCAGCTCTCGCTGGAGCAGGAGGAAATCTGCCTCAGGCCGCTCTGCAGGAGCTACTCCGCACGCTACGTTCCCCCAGCTCCCCTCTTCAGCAGCAGCAGGTACTCAACATCCTGCGCTCCAATCCTACCCTCATGGCTGCTTTCATCAGGCAGAGGGCAGCGCGCTATCAAGGAGGAAATGGGCCAGCACAGGGAGGAGCAGGCAGATTCCCTGGACCTGGTGTTGGCGGGCCTGGGACTAACCAGCTACCCAACATGGATGGACAGCAGCAGATGGGCACCCAGCCTGGGATGAACATGGGCCAAGGGGCACCTGGCGGTAACATGGCCTCCATGGCCCAACTGCAGCAGcagctccaacaacaacagcagcagcaacaacagcagcagcagcagcagcagcagcagcaacaacagcagcagcagcagcagcagcaacaacagcagcagcagcggcccATGATGCCTCCAAACCTTCAGCAGCAACAGATAGCTGCCctgcagcagcaacagcagggGGCGATGGTGGGCCAGCAGGGCCAACAGGGCAACATGACCAACTTGAACCCTCAGTTTAGAGAGCTGCTTATGCGGAGACAgatgcagcagcaacaacaacaacagcagcagcagcaacagcaacagcaacagcaacagcaacagcaacagcaacaacaacaacaacaacaacaacaacagcaacagcagcagatgAGCCAGGGCCAGTTCCAGCAGCAGGGCCAGCAGCAGGGCTTCATGCCAAGCCAGAGCCAGCCAGGTGTACCCCCCTCCTCCCAGCCTCAGCCTGGAGCCCAGCCGCAGCCAGGAGGACCACAGGGTGCAGGCCCAGGGCAGGGCTACCAGGGTGCCTCCCCCCAGGTGGCAGCAGCCCTCCAGCAAAGACTCCAGCAGCAAATGCACCTCCAGCAACAACAGAACGCAATGGCTGGAATGGCTGGTCCAGATGGAGGGCCAGGTGGAGGTCCAGGAGGACCAGGAGGACCCCAACTTCAACCTGGACCAGGAGGTCCGGGCCAGCCGCAGCAGCAGCCACATGGACAGAACCAGAGTATGCTGCACCAGAACATTCATCAGAGGCTCCTGCAGCAGCAACATCTGACAGGGGGCTCCCCGGCCCAGCACAGCAGCCCCCTAAGTCCACAGCAGCAGTTGGCCCAGTCACCCCACCTGCAGGGACAGGCAGGGCTCGGCCCAGCAGGCTCTTTAAGCAGCCAGGTGAGATCTCCCCAGCCATCCCCGCGGCCACAGTCACAGCCACCTCACTCCAGCCCGTCACCGCGCATGCAGCCCCAGCCCTCGCCTCACCGCATCTCCCCTCAGACTCAGACCGGCTCCCCGCACCCCTCCCACCTCAGCCAGCACCACTCCATGGCCCCTCCACAGCCCCCACagccccagcagcagcagcagcccccAGGAGCCTCTATAGACCCTGCCCAGTTTACGCCAGACCAGAACTCTATCATGTCCCAGCTAAGTGGGATGAGTGGGTTGCACAGCGGGCAAGGAGGACAGTCGGACATTTTGGGGGGCAATACTAGTGGGTCGGGTAACACCAACCAGGATCTTGGGACAAACATGAACCATGGTCTAAACTTGATGTAG